In one Solanum lycopersicum chromosome 11, SLM_r2.1 genomic region, the following are encoded:
- the LOC138339665 gene encoding uncharacterized protein: MGDGENEQVQNEETPPQPTPEMINQVLVYLSGLSDQGQTPPVFSAPAPQVPEVQHAATIAPRMDASLDIGTFPRLTTGPIMTNDQHELFSKFLKLKPPVFKGAESEDAYDFLVDCHELRHKMGIVERFGVEFVSYQFQGNAKMWWRSHVECQPTEATPMTWASFSSLFMEKYIPRTLRDRKRDEFLSLEQGRMTVNAYEARFRALSRYATQLCFSPQERIRRFVKGLRSELRISALQVAATAKSFQEVVDFVIEVEGVKPDDFTSTSTSKRFQKGGEFSGSYSRGQSFGGYSIRPIQSSLQTVVGGPPQTGQHLSERPMHEPRECYGCGEIGHIKRYCPKQSYRPPISRGRGGYGRGRHSGGRGGRGNGGHQNGRGDGQTGAITSQHGRGNGQTNDRAHCYAFPGRSEAEASDAVITSKLLVCDCMASVLFDPGSIFSYVSSSFANDLNLHCELLDMPIHVSTPVGESVVVEKVYRSCLVNFVGSNTYVDLVILEMDDFDVILGMTWLSPQFAILDCNAKTVTLAKPGTDPLVREGDYISNPVRIISFLHAKKMVSKGCLAFLAHLKDDTTHVPLIESVSVVREFLDVFPADLPGMPPDRDIDFCIDLELGTRPISIPPYRMAPAELRELKAQLQELLSKGFIRPSASPWGAPVLFVKKKDGSFRMCIDYRQLNKVTIKNKYLLPRIDDLFDQLQGACVFSKIDLRSGYHQLKIRAADVPKTAFRTRYGHYEFVVMSFGLTNAPAAFMSLMNGIFKPYLDLFVIVFIDDILIYSKSKKEHEEHLRIVLEMLREKKLYAKFSKCEFWLDAVSFLGHVVSKDGVMVDPSKIETVKNWVRPTNVSEIRSFVGLASYYRRFFKGFSSIASQLTNLTKQNVPFVWSDECEESFQKLKTLLTTAPILTLPVEGKNFIVYCDASYSGLGAVLMQEKNVIAYASRQLKVHEHNYPTHDLELAAVVFALKQWRHYLYGVKCEVYTDHRSLQYVFTQKDLNLRQRRWMELLKDYDITTLYHPGKANIVADALSRKAGRIGSLAHLQASRRPLAREVQILANDLMRLEVNEKGGLLACVEARSSFLDKIKGKQFNDEKLIQI, translated from the coding sequence ATGggggatggggagaatgaacaagtgcagaatgaggaaacgccaccccaacctaccccagagatgattaatcaggttctggtttatcttagcgggttatctgatcagggccagacacccccagtgttttctgcaccagcacctcaggttccggaggtacaacatgcagccactatagcccctcgtatggatgcctcattggacataggcacgtttccacgtctgactactgggcctataatgacaaatgatcaacatgaacttttcagtaagttcttgaaattgaaacctccagtcttcaagggtgcggaatcggaggatgcttacgattttctggttgactgtcatgagttacgacacaagatgggtatagtagaacggtttggtgttgagttcgtgagttatcagtttcaagggaacgctaaaatgtggtggcgatcacatgttgagtgtcaaccgacagaggcaacacctatgacttgggcctcattctctagcttgtttatggagaagtacaTCCcacggactttgagggataggaagagggatgagttcttgagcctagagcaaggtaggatgacggtcaatgcatatgaggctaggtttcgcgcactatccagatatgccacgcaactttgttttagtccacaagagcggattcgccggtttgtgaaggggttgaggtcagagttgcggatttcggccttacaggtagcggctacggcaaaatccttccaagaagtggtagacttcgtgatagaggtggaaggagtgaagcccgatgacttcacctcgacatcgacatcaaaaaggtttcaaaagggaggtgagtttagtggatCCTACTCTAGAGGACAGAGTTTCGGAGGTTACTCaattcgacccattcagtcttcactacagactgtagttgggggtccacctcagaccggccAACAcctctctgagagacctatgcatgaaccccgagagtgctatggatgtggggagattggacatattaagagatattgtccaaaacagagttatcgGCCCCCAAtatctagaggtagaggtggttatggaagaggccgtcattctggaggacgcggtggtcgaggtaatggtggtcaccaaaatggccgaggtgatggacAAACTGGAGCCattacatcacaacatggtaggggcaatggacagacaaatgatagggcccattgttacgctttccctgggcggtctgaagcggaggcgtctgatgctgtcatcacaagtaagcttttggtttgtgattgcatggcttctgtattgtttgatcccggatccatattttcttatgtatcttcctcatttgctaatgatCTAAATTtgcattgtgaattacttgacatgcctattcatgtttctactcctgtgggagagtctgtggtagttgaaaaggtatataggtcttgtttggtgaattttgtggggagcaacacttatgtggatttggttatcttagaaatggatgattttgatgtaattctgggtatgacttggctttctccgcaatttgcgatcttggattgtaatgctaaaactgtgacgttagccaagcctgggacagatccgttagtgcgGGAGGGGGACTACatttccaatccggtgcgtatcatctcctttcttcatgctaagaaaatggttagtaaagggtgtttagctttcttggcccatctcaaggatgacactacccatgtacctttgattgagtcggtttcggtagtccgtgagtttttggatgtgttccctgcagatcttcctggtatgccaccagatagggatattgacttctgtatcgatcttgaactgggtactcgccccatttctatacccccttatagaatggctcccgccgagttaagagagttaaaggcccaacttcaagagttgttgagcaaaggtttcattagaccaagtgcatctccttggggtgctccggttttgtttgtgaagaagaaggatgggagtttccggatgtgcatagactaccggcagttgaacaaggtaacgattaagaacaagtatcttcttcctcgcattgatgacttgttcgatcaactacaaggtgcttgtgtcttttCTAAGatcgacttgagatccggttatcatcaattgaaaatacgggcagcggatgtgccaaagactgcttttcgaactaggtatgggcattatgaatttgtagtgatgtcttttggtcttacgaatgcccctgctgcgttcatgagcttgatgaacgggatttttaagccatatttggatctctttgtgatcgtgtttattgatgatatactgatatactctaaaagtaagaaggaacatgaggagcatttgagaattgtattggaaatgttgagggagaaaaagctttatgccaagttctctaagtgtgagttttggctagatgcagtgtccttcttggggcacgtggtttctaaggatggagtgatggtggatccttctaagattgagacagtgaagaattgggtaagacccactaatgtgtcagaaataaggagctttgttggtttagctagctattaccgccgatttttcaaaggattctcttctattgcttcccaattgacgaacttgactaagcaaaatgttccatttgtatggtcggatgagtgtgaggaaagctttcagaaacttaagactttgttgactaccgcacctatccttaccttgccagtggaaggtaagaatttcattgtctattgtgatgcatcctattcaggtttgggtgcagtgctaatgcaagaaaaaaatgtgattgcttatgcttcaaggcaattaaaagtgcatgaacataactatccaactcatgacttggaattggccgcggtagtgtttgcattaaagcaatggagacactatttatatggggttaagtgtgaggtatatacggatcatcgtagcctacagtatgtctttactcagaaagatttgaacttgagacagaggagatggatggaactactgaaggactacgacattactactttgtatcatccggggaaggcgaatattgtagcggatgctttaagtagaaaggcgggaagaattggaagtctagctcacttgcaagcttctagacgtccattggctagag